The region CGGTGAGGCCGGTGATTCCCTCGTCGTGGAGTTCGAAGCAGCCGACCTCGTCGGTGGCTCCGTAGCGGTTCTTGACGCCCCGGACCAGGCGGAGGCGCGCGTGGCGGTCGCCCTCGAAGGACAGGACGACGTCCACGAGGTGTTCGAGGAGGCGGGGGCCCGCGATGTTGCCGTCCTTGGTGACGTGGCCGACCAGCAGGGTCGCCATGCCGCGCTCCTTGGAGGCCCGGATGAGCGCCGCCGTCACCTCCCTGATCTGGGCCATGCCGCCGGGGGCGCCGTCGAGCTCGGCGGAGGCGACGGTCTGCACGGAGTCGAGGATCAGGAGGGTGGGCTTGACCGCGTCCAGGTGGCCGAGGACGGCGGCGAGGTCGGTCTCGGCGGCCAGGTAGAGGTGGTCGCTGAGCGCTTTGATCCGGTCGGCGCGCAGCCGGACCTGGCTCGCCGACTCCTCGGCCGTGACGTACAGCGTGCGGTGCTCCTCGTCGGCGGCCTTCGCGGCGACGTCCAGCAGCAGCGTCGACTTGCCGACGCCCGGCTCGCCCGCGACGAGGACCACGGCACCGGGTACGAGACCGCCGCCCAGCACCCGGTCCAGCTCGGGCACGCCGGTGGGGCGGGCGGTGGCGGTGCGGACGTCCACCTCTGCGATGGGGAGCGCGGCGCTGGAGACCCGGCCCGCGGCGGTCGTGCGGACCGAGGGCGCGCCGCCGTACTCCTCGACCGTCCCCCATGCCTGGCACTCGGCGCAGCGGCCGAGCCACTTGACGGCCGTCCAACCGCACGCGGTGCAGCGGTAGGAGGGCCTGTCCTTGGAGGATTTCGTACGGGCAGCCATGGCGTCACCGTACAGAGGGGGTCTGACAACGCGGTGGGTGTGGTGGTCCCGCGGTGGTCGGTGGGGCGATCGTCGCCGTGGTCGCCGTGGTCGCCGTGGTCGCCGTGGTCGCGGTGGGTGAGGGCATAGGCCAGTGGTACGGGACGGAAAGGGGTGGAATGAGAGATTCCTGTCCTCTTTTGAGGGATCTGTTCACCCGTACGGATTAAAAGAGGTCGAGGGGAGCGGGGGCGCGGGGGTAGCGCCCCTACGGTCGGCCGGGTGACGACCAGCAGACGGGAGCAGCACCCCGTGCATCCCAAGCACACCACCGGTATCACGGGAAGCGCCGGGAGTGCCGGGAGCACCGGGAGCGCGGGCGTGACCGGAAGCAGCACCGGCGCGCACCGGATCCATCGACGCGCTCCCCGCACCCTGGCCCAGTGCCCGCCGGGCCGGTACGAGCAGTACCTGGACGGTCTGTTCACCTACGCCCTGTCCGTGCTGCGCGACCACGACGTGGCGACAGCGGTGCTCGGCGACGTGCTGGCGCTCGCCGAGCGCAGCTTCTCGCGCACTCCCGAGGGCGAACCGGAACGCAGGGCCTGGCTGTACGCCCTCGCCCGGTGGGCCTGTCTGCGTCGGCTCGCCGACGAGAAGCGGCGCAGGCACGCCTCGTACGGCGGTCAGCAGGCGCACCGGCCGCCCTCCGCCGTACCGGAACCGGAACTGCCGGTCGAGGAGAGCGTGGCCCGCGCCAGGCACGCCGATCTGGCCCGGCTGGCCTGGCCCGAGGCGGCGGGCACCTCGCCCGAGCAGCGCGAGGCCCTGGAGCTGGCGGTACGGCACGGACTCGCCGCCCGGCAGGTCGCGGCCGTCCTCGGGCTGGACTACCCGACGGCCAGGGAACTGCTCGCCGCCGCGGCCTGTGAGGTGGAGCGGACGCGGGCGGCGCTGGCGGTGGTCGGGAGCGGGGCCTGTCCGACGGTCACCCGGCTGACGGGGGACGACCAGGTGCTGCTCAGCGCCGCCTTGCGCGGGGAGCTCGTACGGCACGTGGACGAGTGCCCGCTGTGCAGGCGTGCCGCCGAGTGTGCGGGGGCGGGCGGACCGTGGCCGGGGACGGGTGCTTCGCCGGGGCGGCTGCCCCTGATCGAGGCCCCGCGCTCGGCCGCGTACATGGCGATGCTGCATGCGCCGAGGGTGCCGAGGGCCGGGACGCCGCGCTTCGGCCGGGACGGTTTTCCGCTCGATCCGAAGGACCGGGCGGCGCGGCGCGAGCGGCTGCGGACGCGGGCCGTGACGACGACCGTGGTGGCGACGGTGGTGGCCGCTCCGGTGCTCGCGCTGTGGGCGGCGTACCGGGCTCCCGCGACGGGGGAGGGGCACCGGGGCGCGTCCGTCACCGCGAGCGAGGCGGAGGGGGTGCCGGGGCGGGACGGTTCTCGGTACGACGGGGTGGGCGGGGACGCGTACGAGAACGCGGGGAGCGTGCGGAGTCGGCCCGATCCCAGCCTCTCCACGGGGAGCGGGGTGCGGGACGTCGCGGTGAAGGTGCTCACGCCCGGGCGCGCGGCGGCTCCCGGGGCGGGGCGGCTGACGGTGGCGGCGGAGTCGTCGGGCGGCGCGACGGTGGTGCGGCTGAGCGCTTCGGGGGGCGGGGCGGTGGGGTGGTCGATCTGGGCCAACGCGCCGTGGCTGCACGTCAGTCGGGCGTCGGGGACGCTGGCTCCCGGGGAGTCGGTGACGGTGTACATCACGGTGGACCGGGAGCGGGAGCCGGTCGATCCGTGGACGGCGCGGGTGGGGGTTTCGCCGTGCGGGGCGGTGCTGGCGGTGAGCGGGCGGGGGACGGGGGCGTCTCCGGCGGAGCCGGGGGGCGGGGAGTCCTCGGCACCACCGACCGGGCCGCCCGCCAGTCCTCCTGCCAGTCCTCCTACGGGGCCGCCGACGCATCCGCCGGCCTCGCCGCCCACGCATCCGCCGACGCATCCTCCGACGTCGCCGCCCGCGAGTCCGGCGCCGACGTCGCCTTCGACGCCGCTGCCGTCGGGGGAGCCGAGCCCGTCCGGACCCCCTCCGGAGCCGACGCCCGCACCCTCGGCGACCTCGGAGGCACCTGCGGGGTAGCCTCCGCCCGCCCCCTTGGGCGGCGGGGCCGCCCCCCGGGGGCGGGACGGGCGGGCAAGGGGGCGGCCCCCTCGCTTCGGGCCCACCCCGGAGCGACCCCCGTCCAGCCCCGGTGCCGTCGCACCGTGGAAGGGGCCCCGCACGCCCCCGTACCCCCTACCGCTCAGGGTCCGCCGGATGCGGGGCCACCAGGGGGAGCTGCGAGGCGAGGCGCGCCTCGCACACCTCGACGAGCTTCGCGTAGCCCCCGGCGCCCATCAGCTCCGTCAGCTCCGGGCGGTACGAGACGTAGACCGGGTCGCCCGCGCCGTGGGCGGAGGTGGCGGAGGTGCACCACCAGTGCAGGTCGTGACCGCCGGGACCCCAGCCCCGCCGGTCGTACTCCCCGATCGTGACCTGGAGGATCTTCGTGTCGTCCGGCCGCTCGATCCAGTCGTACGTCCGCCGCACGGGCAGCTGCCAGCACACGTCCGGCTTCGTTTCGAGGGGCTCCTTGCCCTCGCGCAGGGCGAGGATGTGCAGGGAGCAGCCCGCGCCGCCCGCGAATCCGGGACGGTTCTGGAAGATGCAGGAACCCTCCCAGCGGCGCGTCTGGCGGTCGCCGTCCTCGTCCTGCTGGACCCAGCCGCCGTTCGGGCCCTTCACGCCCTTCGAGGTCTGCGCGACGTCGTGGAACTGCCAGATGTCGGGGGTCAGGCGGGCCACGTGCCCCGCGACCCGCTTCTCGTCGTCGTCGTCCGAGAAGTGCGCCCCCAGCGTGCAGCAGCCGTCGTCCGCGCGCCCCAGCTTGATGCCCTGGCAGCCGCTGCCGAAGATGCACGTCCACTTCGACGTCAGCCAGGTCAGGTCGCAGCGGAAGACCTGCTCCGCGTCCTCCGGGTCCGGGAACTCCACCCACGCGCGGGCGAAGTCCAGCCCCTGCTCGTCACTCACCACCATGTCCGCTTCGGGTCGCTTCGTGGCTTTTCCCGGCTTCGCCTTTTTCGTCTTTGGCACGGGGCAAGGGTAGGCGCAGGAACCTGTGCGCCGCGCCGCAGTAGCGTTCCGTACATGAGACTCGGAGTCCTCGACGTCGGTTCGAACACAGTGCACCTGCTCGTGGTGGACGCCCACCGCGGCGCCCGCCCCCTCCCCGCGCACTCCTACAAGGAGGAACTGCGCCTCGCGGAGCTGCTCGACGCGGACGGAGCGGTGGCCCCGGCCGGGATAGACCGGCTGGTCAGCACCGTGCGGCAGGCCATGCAGGCCGCCGAGGACAAGGGGTGCGAGGACGTCATCGCCTTCGCCACTTCGGCCGTACGGGAGGCCAGCAACGCCGATCACGTCCTGGCCCGGGTGCGGGAGGAGACCGGGGCCGATCTGAAGGTGCTGTCGGGCGAGGACGAGGCCCGGCTCACCTTCCTCGCCGCCCGGCGGTGGTTCGGCTGGTCGGCGGGCAAGCTGCTGCTGCTCGACATCGGGGGCGGCTCGCTGGAGATCGCGTACGGCATGGACGAGGACCCGGACACCGCCGTCAGCCTGCCGCTGGGCGCGGGACGGCTCACCGCCGCGCATCTGCCGGGGGACCCGCCGGACCCCCAGGACGTACGGGCCCTGCGTCGTCACGTACGGGCACAAATCGCCCGCACGGTGGGGGAGTTCGCCCGGTTCGGGCCGCCCGACCACGTGGTGGCGAGCTCGAAGACGTTCCGTCAGCTCGCCCGGATCGCGGGGGCGGCGCGCTCGGCCGAAGGTCTGTACGTACAACGTGAGCTGAGTCGCAGTTCGCTGGAGGAGTGGGTGCCGAAACTGGCCACCATGACCGCCGAGCAGCGCACCCACCTCCCCGGCGTCTCCGCCGACCGGGCGCCCCAGCTCCTGGCGGGAGCGCTGGTCGCGGAGGGTGCGATGGACCTGTTCGAGGTGTCCGTCCTGGAAATCTGCCCGTGGGCGCTGCGTGAGGGCGTCATCCTGCGGCGGCTGGATCACCTGCCCTCGTCCTGAGGGGGAGGGGGAGGGGGAGTGCGGGGGAGCGAGGAGGAGCGCGTGGAGGGGCGAGTGAGTGGCGAGTGAGGCCCTCTCCGCTCCCCGTCGGGAGGGGGACCGTACGCTGTGCTTCGTGGCAGAAGTGGCGAAACCCGCGCAGCCGTCGGTACCGGCGGCGCCAGCCGTGCGCGTTCCCGATGCGAAGGTCGCGCTGTCCACCGCCTCCGTCTATCCGGAGTCGACCGCGACGGCCTTCGAGATCGCCGCGCGCCTCGGCTACGACGGCGTCGAGGTCATGGTGTGGACCGACCCCGTCAGCCAGGACGTCGAAGCCCTGCGCAGACTCTCCGACCATTACGGCGTCCCGATCCTGGCGGTGCACGCGCCGTGCCTGCTGATCACGCAGCGGGTGTGGTCGACGGACCCCTGGGTCAAGCTCCAGCGGGCGCAGGCGGCGGCGGAGAAGCTCGGCGCGTCGACCGTGGTCGTGCACCCGCCGTTCCGCTGGCAGCGGGGGTACGCGCGGGACTTCGTGACCGGGATCTGGCGGATGGCCGAGGAGACGGACGTCCGCTTCGCCGTCGAGAACATGTACCCGTGGCGGTACAAGGACCGCGAGATGCTCGCGTACGCCCCCGAGTGGGACGTCACCAAGGACGACTACCGGCACTTCACCGTCGACCTGTCGCACACGGCGACCGCGCGGACCGATGCCATGGCCATGATCGACCGCATGGGCGACCGGCTCGGGCACGTCCACCTCGCGGACGGCAAGGGCTCGGCGAAGGACGAACACCTGGTGCCGGGGCGCGGCACGCAGCCCTGCGCGGAGCTGCTGGAGCGGCTGGCGGCCACCGGCTTCGACGGGCACGTCGTCGTCGAGGTCAACACGCGACGGGCGATGTCGTCGGCGGAGCGGGAGGCGGACCTGGCGGAGGCACTGGCCTTCACGCGACTGCATCTGGCGTCGCCGTCCCAGGCGTCCCCGTCGTCCCCGGCGGGCGGGGCGGTGCGGGTGCAGGGCGCGTGACGGGCCCGGACGCCCCCATCCCGGGCACTCCCATTCCGGGCACTCCCGCCCCGAACACTCCCGCCCCGGGCACCCCGCGCGACGGGGACCCCCGCGACGGAGACCCCCGCGGCGCGGCCCCCGGCGGGCCGTCCGCTCCGCGCCGCCGCGGACGCCCTTCCCGTACGGCGTCGGCCGCCGGGCCCGCCGCCCGGGACCGCATCCTGGACGCCGCCCGCGCCGAATTCGCCGAACGCGGCTACGACAAGACCTCCGTGCGCGGCATCGCCCGCGCCGCCGGGGTCGACTCCGCACTCGTCCACCACTACTTCGGTACGAAGGACGAGATCTTCGCGGCGTCGGTCGAGGTCTCCTTCGAACCCGCCCTCGCCCTGGAAGTCCTGGTCGGGCACGGCCCGGACGGCATCGGCGAGCGCATCGCCCGCTACTTCTTCTCGGTCTGGGAGAACCCGGCCACCCGGGCCCCCCTCCTGGCCATCGTCCGCTCGGCCCTCACCAACGAGGCGGCGGCCAAGGTCCTCCGGCGCTTCGTGCTGCGCAGACTCCTGGAGCGGATCGCCGCCGACCTCGACGTCCCGAACCCCACCTTCCGCGCGGAGCTGGCCGTCTCCCACATGGTCGGCCTGGCGGTCGTCCGGTACGCCCTCCAGGTCGAGCCCCTGGCCTCGGCCCCCGTGGACGACATCGTGGAACTGGTCGCCCCGACCCTCCAGCGCTACCTGACGGAGGCGTAGCCCGAGCCCCGTTCCGGGCCCGCCCCCGCGTTCCACCGACCGAACACCCATTCCGCGATCCGGACTGCCTGTCCAAATCCTGGAGCCGAGGCGTACGCTCGACGCCAGTCGCACCGTCCGTACGCAGACGCTAAGAACCCGTACTCCTGGGAAGTGAACCCGATGCCCGAGCTGAGGTCCCGCACCGTCACCCACGGCCGCAACATGGCAGGCGCCCGCGCGCTCATGCGCGCCTCCGGTGTAGCGAGCGAGGACATCGGCAAGCCGATCATCGCGGTCGCCAACTCCTTCACCGAGTTCGTCCCCGGCCACACCCACCTCGCCCCCGTCGGCCGCATCGTCTCCGAGGCGATCCACGCCGCGGGCGCCGTCCCCCGCGAGTTCAACACCATCGCGGTCGACGACGGCATCGCCATGGGCCACGGCGGGATGCTCTACAGCCTCCCCTCCCGCGACCTCATCGCGGACAGCGTCGAGTACATGGTCGAGGCCCACTGCGCCGACGCCCTGATCTGCATCTCCAACTGCGACAAGATCACCCCCGGCATGCTGATGGCGGCCCTCCGCCTCAACATCCCCACGATCTTCGTCTCCGGCGGCCCCATGGAGTCCGGCCGCGCCACCCTCGTCGACGGCACCGTCCGCACCCTCGACCTCGTCGACGCGATGTCGGACGCCGTCAACGACAAGATCTCCGACGCGGACATGCTCCGTATCGAGGAGAACGCCTGTCCCACCTGCGGCTCCTGCTCCGGCATGTTCACCGCCAACTCCATGAACTGCCTCGCCGAGGCCATCGGCCTCGCGCTCCCCGGCAACGGCTCGACCCTCGCCACCCACACCGCCCGCCGCGCCCTGTACGAGAACGCGGGCCGCACCATCGTCGAGATCACCAAGCGCCACTACGAGCAGGACGACCCGACGGTCCTGCCGCGCGCCATCGCGTCCCGCGCCGCGTTCGAGAACGCCATGGCCCTCGACATCGCCATGGGCGGCTCCACCAACACGATCCTGCACCTCCTCGCCGCCGCCCAGGAGGCCGAACTCGACTTCGGGCTCCCCGAGATGGACGAGATCTCGCGCCGCGTGCCGTGCCTCGCCAAGGTCGCGCCGAACGTCGCCAAGGACCGTACGTACTACATGGAGGACGTCCACCGAGCGGGCGGCATCCCCGCCATCCTCGGCGAGCTGTACCGAGGCGGACTCCTCAACGAGGACGTCCACTCCGTGCACTCCCCGTCCCTGGCCGACTGGATCAAGAGCTGGGACGTGCGCGGCGGCTCCCCCGCCCCCGAGGCCGTCGAGCTGTGGCACGCCGCCCCCGGCTGCGTCCGCTCCGCCACCGCCTTCTCGCAGTCCGAGCGCTGGGACACCCTCGACACGGACGCCGCCGAAGGATGCATCCGCTCGGTCGAGCACGCGTACTCCAAGGACGGCGGCCTCGCGGTCCTGCGCGGAAACCTCGCCGTCGACGGCTGCGTCGTGAAGACCGCGGGCGTGGACGAGTCCATCTGGACCTTCGAGGGCCCGGCCGTCGTCTGCGAGTCGCAGGAGCAGGCTGTCGAGAAGATCCTCCTCAAGGAGGTCAAGGCGGGCGACGTGGTCGTCATCCGTTACGAGGGCCCCAAGGGCGGCCCCGGCATGCAGGAGATGCTCTACCCGACCTCGTACCTGAAGGGCACCGGCCTCGGCAAGCAGTGCGCGCTGATCACCGACGGCCGCTTCTCCGGCGGCACTTCGGGCCTCTCCATCGGCCACGCGTCCCCGGAAGCGGCCAGCGGCGGCACCATCGCCCTCGTCCAGGACGGCGACCGCATCCGCATCGACATCCCCCGCCGTACGATCGAACTCCTGGTCTCCGGCGAGGAGTTGGCGGAACGCGACGCGGCCCTCGAAGGCGTCTACGCCCCGAAGAACCGCGAGCGCAAGGTCTCCCAGGCCCTGCGCGCGTACGCCGCGATGGCCACCAGCGCCGACAAGGGCGCGGTCCGCGACGTGTCCAAGCTGGGCTGAACCTAGGGCCTCCTGGGCGGCGGGGGCGGCGGCGTGTTCTCCCCGGGCGGCGGCGGGCCTCCCGGCGGCTCCTCCCCGCCGGGCCGCAGCCCCGGGTCCGCCGGGTCGAGCGAGAAGACCGTGCCGCCCGCGCCGGTCACGACGAGCCCGCCGCCCACCCGCAGCACGCTCGTCCCGTGGTACGCGGCCGGGGGCGCGCCCCGGTGCCCCGAACGCCATGTCTCCTCGCCCGTACGGGAGTTGAGCGCGACCACCCGCCCGCTCAGGCTCGGCACGTACAGCGTGGCGTCCCCGGGGCCGGTCTCCGGCGCGCCCAGCCCCCGCACCCCGGTTTCCCTCGTCCAGTGCCGGCTGCCGGTGCGGGCGTCGTACGCGGAGACCGTGCCCCAGTGGTGCACGAAGTAGACCGTCCCACCCCGCAGCACCGGCCGCCCCTGCGGCGTGCCGGGCAGGGGGAGGGCGCGCGGTGCGCGGACACCCGCCGGGTCGACCAGGACGAGTGAGGAGTAACTGCCCTCGTGGTGGGCGTGCTGCGCGGCATCCCCCGCCCGCCCCCACCTCGCGAACACCAACAGCCCCTGGCTCACCCCGAGTCGGTCATGATCGCGACCGTAAGCGGCCAGGGTCTTCCGCCTGCCGTCGTCGGGGGAGTAGCGGACGTACGTACGGTCGCCGGTCTCGTCGTCGGGGTCCACGCACGTCCCGTACGGCTTCCCGCCGAGTGCGTA is a window of Streptomyces sp. NBC_00237 DNA encoding:
- a CDS encoding sugar phosphate isomerase/epimerase — its product is MAEVAKPAQPSVPAAPAVRVPDAKVALSTASVYPESTATAFEIAARLGYDGVEVMVWTDPVSQDVEALRRLSDHYGVPILAVHAPCLLITQRVWSTDPWVKLQRAQAAAEKLGASTVVVHPPFRWQRGYARDFVTGIWRMAEETDVRFAVENMYPWRYKDREMLAYAPEWDVTKDDYRHFTVDLSHTATARTDAMAMIDRMGDRLGHVHLADGKGSAKDEHLVPGRGTQPCAELLERLAATGFDGHVVVEVNTRRAMSSAEREADLAEALAFTRLHLASPSQASPSSPAGGAVRVQGA
- a CDS encoding TetR/AcrR family transcriptional regulator, whose amino-acid sequence is MTGPDAPIPGTPIPGTPAPNTPAPGTPRDGDPRDGDPRGAAPGGPSAPRRRGRPSRTASAAGPAARDRILDAARAEFAERGYDKTSVRGIARAAGVDSALVHHYFGTKDEIFAASVEVSFEPALALEVLVGHGPDGIGERIARYFFSVWENPATRAPLLAIVRSALTNEAAAKVLRRFVLRRLLERIAADLDVPNPTFRAELAVSHMVGLAVVRYALQVEPLASAPVDDIVELVAPTLQRYLTEA
- the ilvD gene encoding dihydroxy-acid dehydratase encodes the protein MPELRSRTVTHGRNMAGARALMRASGVASEDIGKPIIAVANSFTEFVPGHTHLAPVGRIVSEAIHAAGAVPREFNTIAVDDGIAMGHGGMLYSLPSRDLIADSVEYMVEAHCADALICISNCDKITPGMLMAALRLNIPTIFVSGGPMESGRATLVDGTVRTLDLVDAMSDAVNDKISDADMLRIEENACPTCGSCSGMFTANSMNCLAEAIGLALPGNGSTLATHTARRALYENAGRTIVEITKRHYEQDDPTVLPRAIASRAAFENAMALDIAMGGSTNTILHLLAAAQEAELDFGLPEMDEISRRVPCLAKVAPNVAKDRTYYMEDVHRAGGIPAILGELYRGGLLNEDVHSVHSPSLADWIKSWDVRGGSPAPEAVELWHAAPGCVRSATAFSQSERWDTLDTDAAEGCIRSVEHAYSKDGGLAVLRGNLAVDGCVVKTAGVDESIWTFEGPAVVCESQEQAVEKILLKEVKAGDVVVIRYEGPKGGPGMQEMLYPTSYLKGTGLGKQCALITDGRFSGGTSGLSIGHASPEAASGGTIALVQDGDRIRIDIPRRTIELLVSGEELAERDAALEGVYAPKNRERKVSQALRAYAAMATSADKGAVRDVSKLG
- the radA gene encoding DNA repair protein RadA, which translates into the protein MAARTKSSKDRPSYRCTACGWTAVKWLGRCAECQAWGTVEEYGGAPSVRTTAAGRVSSAALPIAEVDVRTATARPTGVPELDRVLGGGLVPGAVVLVAGEPGVGKSTLLLDVAAKAADEEHRTLYVTAEESASQVRLRADRIKALSDHLYLAAETDLAAVLGHLDAVKPTLLILDSVQTVASAELDGAPGGMAQIREVTAALIRASKERGMATLLVGHVTKDGNIAGPRLLEHLVDVVLSFEGDRHARLRLVRGVKNRYGATDEVGCFELHDEGITGLTDPSGLFLTRRDVAVPGTCLTVTLEGRRPLVAEVQALTVDSQIPSPRRTTSGLETSRVSMMLAVLEQRGKISALGKRDIYCATVGGVKLSEPASDLAVALALASAASDTPLPKNLVAIGEVGLAGEIRRVTGVQRRLAEAHRLGFTHALVPGDPGRVPAGMKVTEVADMGDALLALPRRSRAQAPRSEEERR
- a CDS encoding Ppx/GppA phosphatase family protein; the encoded protein is MRLGVLDVGSNTVHLLVVDAHRGARPLPAHSYKEELRLAELLDADGAVAPAGIDRLVSTVRQAMQAAEDKGCEDVIAFATSAVREASNADHVLARVREETGADLKVLSGEDEARLTFLAARRWFGWSAGKLLLLDIGGGSLEIAYGMDEDPDTAVSLPLGAGRLTAAHLPGDPPDPQDVRALRRHVRAQIARTVGEFARFGPPDHVVASSKTFRQLARIAGAARSAEGLYVQRELSRSSLEEWVPKLATMTAEQRTHLPGVSADRAPQLLAGALVAEGAMDLFEVSVLEICPWALREGVILRRLDHLPSS